Proteins encoded in a region of the Paenibacillus sp. W2I17 genome:
- a CDS encoding ABC transporter substrate-binding protein, whose amino-acid sequence MVGLVKGFKEWAITLLLMGLVISGCSTNTATNAEKTPATETESAASGENTSGNETEPATRVVQDEFGDVTIPVQPQRIAGIYVEDYLKALDIKPVVQWYNPMWGVQDYLGLDVPKFDTTGSIEALLEYDPDLIIVDGGVDMEKYEMYSKVAPTYRLPESVLQDSNQILKTIADVVGKPDKGEEVAAAFEAKIADAKAKLQEAVGDETVAVVRLNVNDDTLALFGVKNRFTGFIYSELGLTPHPLVNKMEEYQEILSEEAVPQLDADHLIVFPSNGEWSSPENKEALKVLDSTLWKSLPAVKNNQVYIMERSHWQSGAITANSMKIDDLLEKMTP is encoded by the coding sequence ATGGTAGGTTTAGTTAAAGGTTTCAAAGAGTGGGCGATTACATTACTGCTCATGGGTCTGGTTATTTCAGGATGTAGTACAAATACCGCTACGAATGCGGAAAAGACTCCTGCAACTGAAACTGAAAGTGCAGCTTCTGGAGAAAATACTTCTGGAAACGAGACAGAGCCTGCGACACGAGTTGTACAGGATGAATTTGGAGATGTGACGATTCCGGTTCAACCACAGCGGATTGCTGGAATATATGTGGAAGATTATCTGAAGGCGCTCGATATTAAACCTGTAGTGCAGTGGTATAATCCGATGTGGGGTGTACAGGATTATTTAGGACTGGATGTTCCGAAATTTGATACTACTGGGAGTATTGAAGCTTTGTTGGAGTATGATCCGGATCTCATCATTGTAGATGGTGGGGTAGATATGGAGAAATATGAGATGTACTCCAAGGTGGCACCGACGTATCGTCTGCCTGAGAGTGTACTGCAGGATTCCAATCAAATTTTGAAAACCATTGCCGATGTTGTAGGGAAACCGGACAAGGGTGAAGAAGTTGCTGCGGCATTTGAGGCCAAGATTGCAGATGCTAAGGCGAAGTTGCAGGAAGCGGTCGGGGACGAGACCGTTGCAGTTGTCCGATTGAATGTTAACGATGATACACTGGCACTGTTCGGTGTGAAAAATAGGTTCACCGGATTTATTTATTCGGAGCTTGGCCTAACACCTCATCCTCTGGTTAACAAGATGGAAGAATACCAGGAAATTCTGTCTGAAGAGGCCGTGCCGCAACTGGATGCAGATCATCTTATTGTGTTCCCTTCCAATGGTGAATGGTCTTCTCCTGAGAACAAGGAAGCCTTGAAGGTACTTGACAGCACATTGTGGAAATCTCTTCCGGCCGTTAAAAACAATCAGGTGTACATCATGGAAAGATCACATTGGCAATCAGGTGCGATTACGGCAAATTCCATGAAAATTGATGATCTCTTGGAAAAAATGACTCCATAA
- a CDS encoding histidine phosphatase family protein produces the protein MMSEASTFLYFVRHAESRYVEGQERERGLTEQGHQDAGTVASLLHGEQIQLFYSSPYRRAVDTIQILADQSGGIVVTEEDLRERQLSSLDVKHDNFREAKQQLYRDPTYAYSGGESGEQARSRAVAVIEKILDKHVGHKVVIGTHGDVMTLILQHYDSSYGYDFWEKTTMPDIYKLQFDGTRKLVQVTRLWE, from the coding sequence ATGATGAGTGAGGCCAGTACGTTTTTGTATTTTGTTAGACATGCGGAGTCTAGATATGTTGAAGGACAGGAACGCGAGCGTGGACTGACAGAGCAAGGTCATCAAGATGCAGGAACGGTTGCCAGTCTGCTCCATGGGGAGCAGATTCAACTGTTCTATTCTAGCCCTTACAGGCGAGCGGTGGATACGATTCAGATTCTGGCAGATCAGTCAGGTGGAATTGTGGTGACAGAGGAAGATCTGCGTGAACGCCAGTTATCGAGTTTGGATGTGAAGCATGATAATTTTCGTGAAGCCAAGCAGCAGTTGTACCGTGATCCTACGTATGCGTATTCAGGTGGGGAGTCTGGTGAACAGGCTCGCTCAAGGGCAGTAGCGGTAATCGAGAAAATTTTGGATAAACATGTGGGTCACAAGGTAGTCATCGGAACCCATGGAGATGTAATGACGCTTATTTTACAACATTATGACTCTTCCTACGGTTATGATTTCTGGGAGAAGACTACGATGCCGGACATCTATAAGTTGCAGTTTGATGGAACGCGCAAGTTGGTCCAGGTCACCCGATTGTGGGAGTGA
- a CDS encoding class I SAM-dependent methyltransferase, with amino-acid sequence MLYSLKAIQSYKSGNTPEAQQQWLQLLAAAEKPHINLERIHSIAELEGTNPVLDYTERTLHVLEELQVSFWVREILEDVLIWSETAKAGSREQRRVWQKQGVNLFVHNVGSAQLYDLYAGAEHQDNDIGKTKETSINQPGSPSATISKSTDISEHTAPTSHTPRHEIIRTLIATHGLIGQYIRGEIPFAENAPLHALIVKGWLTTDELHTILMALNECIIAGVDPALWNQVQAEVQRIVGWIIAGPVHEDWSVKERLSRLRSSSIRQGEAMDTAYAKLQTELDVEQALAPLAHRTLWYVESAMQDFSLQEMVKVFLLTLRSESMNPTSMESRSEIVRHISFEPLMNTMYYDYKGVKKLNIYKKRMIEKYLEQYAWEQITAGEQIVNPHLTHRIERHADLPDTLFVTFEFSPAAEKLIAFCIEAEKSPLYEKAVLLLFDLFGLRRDAYDRFHNEETYLSDMNSSGDYKKVLLDYIVGKRVLDIGPGGGILLDLIEQEKPEVEPIGIDISANVIEALERKKQREGHRWQVMKGDALQLEQYVQPGTVDTVIFSSILHELYSYIELDGRRFNSDTVVAALRSSFRVLSPGGRILIRDGIMSEPEAQKRRIRFLEPDGMRWLERYAEDFQGRAIKYERISDNEVEMPINDAMEFLYTYTWGEEAYVHEIQEQFGIFTPTAYENCIREALGEQAELITFRHFLQEGYTEALGERMIFMKENGEPAPLPDSTCLIVIEKKKGLADG; translated from the coding sequence ATGCTGTATTCATTAAAGGCCATACAATCATACAAGTCAGGTAACACGCCGGAAGCCCAGCAGCAATGGCTGCAACTGCTGGCAGCAGCGGAGAAGCCCCATATTAACCTCGAACGCATTCATTCCATTGCCGAACTTGAGGGAACTAATCCGGTGCTGGATTACACCGAGCGTACACTTCACGTGCTGGAGGAGCTTCAGGTTTCTTTTTGGGTGCGAGAAATTCTGGAGGACGTATTAATCTGGTCAGAGACGGCGAAGGCTGGATCACGGGAGCAGCGGCGGGTATGGCAAAAGCAGGGCGTTAACTTGTTTGTACACAATGTGGGGTCCGCTCAGTTATATGATCTATACGCAGGAGCAGAGCACCAGGATAATGACATCGGTAAGACTAAGGAGACGAGTATAAATCAACCTGGTTCTCCGAGTGCTACTATAAGTAAGAGTACAGATATAAGCGAGCATACTGCGCCGACTTCACACACACCAAGGCATGAGATTATTCGTACTCTGATTGCTACGCATGGACTTATTGGTCAATACATACGCGGTGAGATTCCATTTGCCGAGAATGCTCCGCTCCACGCCTTGATCGTCAAAGGGTGGCTTACTACAGATGAACTGCACACCATACTGATGGCATTAAATGAATGCATTATTGCAGGCGTTGATCCAGCGTTATGGAATCAGGTTCAGGCTGAGGTACAGCGAATTGTAGGCTGGATTATCGCTGGACCTGTTCATGAAGACTGGAGCGTGAAAGAACGGTTATCCCGCTTAAGAAGTTCATCTATTCGGCAGGGAGAAGCTATGGATACGGCGTACGCCAAGCTCCAAACCGAACTGGATGTAGAACAGGCGCTGGCTCCGCTGGCTCATCGCACATTATGGTATGTGGAGTCGGCCATGCAGGATTTTTCGTTGCAGGAGATGGTGAAAGTGTTCCTGTTGACGCTTCGCAGCGAAAGTATGAATCCAACATCCATGGAGAGTCGATCTGAAATCGTTCGACATATCAGCTTCGAACCATTGATGAATACGATGTATTACGATTACAAAGGGGTCAAGAAGCTCAATATTTACAAGAAACGAATGATTGAAAAATATTTGGAACAGTATGCGTGGGAACAGATTACGGCAGGGGAGCAGATCGTCAATCCCCATCTAACACATCGCATTGAGCGTCATGCGGATCTGCCGGATACACTGTTTGTGACCTTTGAATTTTCTCCAGCGGCTGAGAAGCTGATTGCATTCTGTATTGAAGCAGAAAAGTCGCCGTTATACGAGAAGGCTGTACTGCTGTTATTTGACCTGTTCGGATTACGCCGGGATGCCTATGACCGCTTCCACAACGAAGAGACTTATTTGTCCGATATGAACAGCTCCGGTGATTACAAAAAAGTACTGCTTGACTATATCGTTGGTAAACGGGTACTTGATATCGGTCCAGGTGGAGGAATTCTTCTGGATCTGATTGAGCAGGAAAAACCTGAAGTGGAGCCGATTGGTATCGATATTTCAGCCAATGTCATTGAAGCGCTGGAGCGCAAAAAACAACGTGAGGGACATCGCTGGCAAGTGATGAAGGGCGATGCCCTGCAACTGGAGCAATATGTGCAGCCGGGCACCGTGGATACGGTTATTTTTTCATCCATTCTGCATGAATTATATTCATATATTGAACTGGACGGTCGAAGATTTAATTCTGATACGGTTGTGGCAGCGCTGAGAAGTTCATTCCGTGTGCTGTCACCTGGAGGAAGAATTCTGATTCGGGATGGCATCATGAGTGAACCTGAGGCACAGAAGCGCCGGATTCGTTTTCTGGAACCAGATGGGATGCGCTGGCTGGAGCGGTATGCAGAGGATTTTCAGGGACGTGCAATTAAATATGAACGGATCTCAGACAACGAAGTAGAGATGCCGATCAACGATGCAATGGAATTTCTCTATACCTATACGTGGGGCGAAGAGGCATATGTGCATGAAATTCAGGAGCAGTTCGGTATATTCACGCCGACAGCCTATGAGAACTGTATTCGAGAAGCGCTGGGTGAACAAGCCGAGCTTATTACTTTCCGACATTTTCTCCAGGAGGGGTACACGGAAGCACTTGGAGAACGAATGATCTTTATGAAGGAAAATGGTGAGCCTGCGCCTTTGCCAGACAGTACCTGCCTGATTGTCATTGAGAAGAAAAAAGGGTTGGCGGATGGATGA
- a CDS encoding aminoglycoside phosphotransferase family protein — translation MNKTLPDQQQICHGDFHPDNVMLSEAGDQYWVIDWMTGMSGDPAGDVARSWVILMSGTLPEDTEPVIQ, via the coding sequence ATGAATAAAACATTGCCTGATCAACAGCAGATCTGTCATGGCGATTTTCACCCTGATAATGTTATGCTCAGTGAGGCTGGCGATCAATACTGGGTCATCGATTGGATGACTGGTATGTCCGGTGATCCTGCGGGTGATGTGGCTCGAAGCTGGGTAATATTAATGAGCGGCACATTGCCGGAAGATACAGAGCCAGTTATACAGTAG
- a CDS encoding GNAT family N-acetyltransferase: protein MLTIPESFHTERLTIRAPKWGDGAAVNEAVRESAEQLRLWLPFAEKIPSLEESEVTVRKARLQYLERTDMMLHLRDRHTDEFVGSSGLHRIDWNARCFEIGYWIRTSRAGEGLMTEAVKGIEQFAITHLEANRLEIRCDARNVRSAKVAERAGYTLEGILRKMRRDSTGTLVHCMVFSKVRGSEFE, encoded by the coding sequence ATGTTAACGATACCCGAGAGCTTCCATACGGAACGCCTCACAATTCGAGCACCGAAGTGGGGGGACGGTGCGGCTGTTAATGAAGCGGTCCGTGAGAGTGCGGAGCAGCTGCGGTTGTGGTTACCTTTTGCCGAGAAAATCCCTTCATTGGAAGAGTCTGAAGTGACTGTTCGTAAAGCAAGACTGCAATATCTGGAGCGTACCGACATGATGTTACATTTGCGTGATAGACATACCGATGAATTCGTAGGCAGCAGCGGGTTACATCGCATCGATTGGAACGCCCGCTGTTTTGAGATCGGTTACTGGATTCGAACATCGCGAGCTGGTGAGGGTTTGATGACGGAAGCGGTGAAAGGCATTGAGCAATTTGCCATTACTCATCTGGAGGCGAACCGGCTGGAAATCCGCTGTGATGCCCGCAATGTGCGAAGTGCCAAAGTAGCGGAACGAGCGGGTTATACACTGGAAGGTATACTGCGCAAGATGCGGCGGGACAGCACAGGTACGCTGGTTCATTGTATGGTTTTCTCCAAAGTCAGAGGCAGTGAGTTCGAGTAA
- a CDS encoding RidA family protein: MIEARLNELGIILPQASAPAAKYANAVIVNGIMYVSGKGPDTSERGKVGADFTTEQGYDFARNAGLEVLAVVRDVLGSLDQVKRVVKVQGFINASASYQEHHKVLNGFSDLMLEVFGDQGAHARSVFGAVSVRDNLPLIIDSIFQVEE; the protein is encoded by the coding sequence ATGATTGAAGCGAGATTAAATGAACTGGGGATCATTTTGCCACAGGCCAGTGCCCCCGCAGCGAAATACGCCAATGCCGTTATTGTGAATGGAATCATGTATGTATCCGGGAAAGGTCCGGATACCTCCGAACGCGGTAAAGTTGGAGCAGACTTCACAACAGAACAGGGATATGATTTTGCCCGAAATGCCGGACTGGAGGTGCTCGCTGTCGTTCGAGACGTGCTGGGTTCACTGGATCAGGTGAAGAGAGTGGTTAAAGTGCAGGGGTTTATCAATGCGTCCGCTTCGTATCAGGAGCATCATAAAGTGCTAAATGGATTCTCGGATCTGATGTTGGAGGTATTTGGGGATCAGGGGGCACATGCTCGTTCAGTATTCGGGGCAGTGTCCGTAAGGGATAATTTGCCGCTGATCATTGATTCCATATTTCAGGTAGAGGAGTAG
- a CDS encoding AraC family transcriptional regulator yields the protein MTEPFSADFHDPLDLLHIEYDRRIGYFSMTDDHLHDHYELYYLLSGERIYFIKDRTYRVKAGDLVFVDRNTVHKTLESGMPDHERMVLYLKPELFAGMSISAELVEGLKEPFCWEIPIVRFPSQVTEVLERMVSEMVDEMLCPQPGSNLLLRHRAIELLLHAYRNQHLGRLSSDDREPVLHPKTQAVVRYLNENYQKPLTLPEMAGMFRISPHYLSRLFKQTTGFTFSDYLNLLRVKEAQRLLRESEESITDIAWLAGFSNFSHFGKMFKRTVQVSPRVYRQEYKESGSVRTLKEGENIR from the coding sequence ATGACAGAACCTTTCAGTGCAGATTTTCATGATCCCTTGGATTTACTGCACATCGAATATGATCGTCGCATTGGATATTTCTCGATGACGGATGACCATCTGCATGATCATTATGAGTTATATTACCTGTTGTCTGGTGAGCGTATCTATTTCATTAAGGACCGGACCTACCGGGTAAAGGCTGGCGATTTGGTGTTTGTTGACCGAAATACGGTTCATAAAACATTGGAGAGTGGCATGCCCGACCATGAGCGGATGGTGCTCTATTTGAAGCCGGAGCTTTTTGCTGGCATGTCGATTTCCGCGGAGTTAGTTGAAGGCTTAAAGGAACCCTTTTGCTGGGAGATTCCTATTGTAAGGTTTCCTTCACAGGTCACGGAGGTTCTAGAACGGATGGTTAGCGAAATGGTGGATGAAATGCTTTGTCCTCAACCCGGAAGCAACCTGTTGCTCCGTCACCGGGCTATTGAATTGTTGCTGCATGCCTATCGTAATCAACACCTGGGCAGGTTAAGCTCCGATGATCGTGAGCCGGTTCTTCATCCCAAGACACAGGCAGTTGTACGTTACCTGAATGAGAACTATCAGAAACCATTGACACTACCGGAGATGGCGGGCATGTTTCGCATTAGTCCGCATTATCTGAGTCGATTGTTCAAACAAACGACGGGGTTTACCTTCAGTGATTATCTGAATCTGTTACGGGTGAAGGAAGCACAGCGTTTGCTGCGAGAAAGTGAAGAATCCATTACAGACATCGCTTGGCTTGCGGGGTTCAGTAACTTCTCTCATTTTGGCAAGATGTTCAAACGTACCGTTCAGGTATCACCAAGAGTCTATAGGCAGGAATACAAGGAATCGGGTTCCGTGAGGACCCTAAAAGAGGGAGAGAATATACGATGA
- a CDS encoding Gfo/Idh/MocA family oxidoreductase: protein MSNKKRYVLVGTGGRAEFFYGALTRDYRDTSELVGFCDINQVRMNYANQLLKEKYNYHEVPTYPADQFDQMIENEKPDYVIVTSVDRTHHKYIIRAMELGCDVVTEKPMTIDEEKCQEILDAVKRTGQNVRVTFNYRYAPHHTKIRELILNDTIGKVTSVHFEWLLNTRHGADYFRRWHRDKRNSGGLLVHKSTHHFDLVNFWIGSQPDTVFAFGDLMYYGRENAEERGVTQFYNRATGNPIAKEDPFALHLDSDAHMKSMYLDAESEDGYQRDQSVFGDGINIEDTMGVLVKYRNKAILTYSLVAYQPWEGYRIAINGTKGRIEMNIVEQSYVNSLGDKSKEGALIGKTLRVLPMFDAPYEVEVEEKAGGHGGGDPVLLNDLFGEPVEDPFHRAANHVDGARSILTGIAANRAIATGLPVNVNNLVRF, encoded by the coding sequence ATGAGTAACAAGAAACGTTATGTATTAGTCGGAACTGGCGGCCGCGCCGAATTTTTTTATGGTGCTTTGACCCGGGATTACAGGGATACATCCGAGCTTGTCGGCTTTTGCGATATAAATCAAGTCCGAATGAACTACGCGAATCAACTATTGAAGGAAAAGTACAATTATCATGAGGTACCCACTTATCCTGCAGATCAGTTTGATCAGATGATTGAGAACGAGAAGCCTGACTATGTCATCGTAACCAGCGTTGACCGCACCCATCACAAGTACATCATTCGTGCGATGGAACTGGGTTGTGACGTTGTCACTGAAAAACCGATGACCATCGATGAGGAGAAATGTCAGGAGATTCTGGATGCTGTCAAGCGAACTGGACAGAATGTAAGGGTCACCTTTAACTACCGTTATGCACCGCACCATACTAAGATTCGGGAACTTATTCTGAATGATACGATCGGGAAAGTCACTTCCGTTCACTTTGAATGGCTGCTGAATACCCGCCACGGGGCAGATTATTTCCGCCGTTGGCATCGGGACAAGCGTAATAGCGGCGGACTGCTCGTGCACAAATCCACCCATCACTTCGATTTGGTGAATTTCTGGATCGGCTCGCAACCGGATACCGTGTTTGCATTTGGTGATCTGATGTATTACGGCAGAGAAAACGCAGAAGAACGCGGTGTAACGCAGTTCTACAACCGGGCAACCGGCAACCCGATCGCAAAGGAGGACCCTTTTGCACTGCATTTGGATTCGGATGCTCATATGAAATCCATGTATCTGGATGCTGAATCAGAAGATGGTTATCAGCGGGATCAGAGTGTATTTGGGGATGGCATCAACATTGAGGATACGATGGGTGTTCTTGTGAAGTATCGGAACAAAGCCATTCTTACCTACTCCCTCGTTGCCTACCAGCCATGGGAAGGTTATCGCATTGCCATTAATGGCACCAAAGGCCGGATTGAGATGAACATTGTGGAGCAATCCTATGTCAATTCATTGGGTGATAAAAGTAAGGAAGGTGCATTAATCGGTAAAACGTTGCGGGTTCTCCCGATGTTCGATGCGCCATATGAGGTTGAAGTGGAAGAGAAAGCAGGTGGACATGGCGGAGGTGACCCGGTTCTGCTGAATGATCTGTTTGGAGAGCCTGTTGAAGATCCGTTCCATCGTGCTGCTAACCACGTGGACGGTGCCAGATCCATTCTGACGGGTATTGCTGCCAATCGCGCCATCGCCACAGGTTTGCCTGTCAACGTCAATAATCTGGTTCGTTTCTAA